A stretch of Vespula vulgaris chromosome 5, iyVesVulg1.1, whole genome shotgun sequence DNA encodes these proteins:
- the LOC127063636 gene encoding DNA polymerase alpha catalytic subunit isoform X1: MSEAQESPSGRTRRQKSGKSACLLALQKLKQLKGSKHKYEIDELENVYEEVDEQEYSKTVLKRQNDDWIVDDGESGYIEDGREIFDDDLDETSIQHAMKHDNSGPRKKKKNITKTKKSIQDMIMLMPSNKKVSNSVEDDILGDLMSELKKEDTKKVSSSKNGRATFCKTYCINNTSNQDVENKKEVTSNNDICLSMDISNDSDNDEPMFGTLNKIDSKKESISINKTSNNNAHPQSTSQEIINDVSDESQSLSIDKCSSVKEVPASQIIEDGSLDISEYVGDLSEVDFENSSLNENEHLKGSVPTISKPENHTKTKSLTLCNDSDILEENSEIFNEIWNDDFGMQTTNVEVSAENADVSIPFIKNSAGEQIFRFYWWDAYEDSFKQPGIVYLFGKAYVPSTKTYCSCCLTIKNIPRRIYLLPREYIKNSSDSEPRQTSIHDVYKEFNEFANKAGIKEFRSGQVSKYYAFEQEDTPKFSDYLEVRYSTNYPLIDSGYSGPAIEKVFGTTVKSLELLLIERNIKGPCWLDVKCAIPTGVQTSWCKLNITCMKMENISVSSESQNLAIPPMIIATLNVRVSAHAKSQQNEVVMVGILLHRKYNIDKERPKAPHLFEQSFCIVTKPRDIPWPRQAQGVLSKIKYTTIIRCENEHDLLEELLKIIANVDPDLFIGYDCGFQFDVLLHRIFNLKVSNWSRIGKLKRSVHPIIKGKINIGQAMGGRPLCDIQISAKELNLKVRSYDLQSLCMAVLKQNENEYKELKPGESPLFYNTIEKMENLIKRTLMEASYILSITLELEILPLALQITSIAGNILSRTLSAGRAERNEYLLLHAFHLKNYITPDKLQGKIKKDTEGDNPRRKKAAYAGGLVLTAQKGFYDTLILLMDFNSLYPSIIQEYNLCFTTVPGAAYADYEDLEIPDSSLEPGIIPTEIRKLVESRVEIKKLMKASNISSELKAQYNIRQMALKLTANSMYGCLGATHCRFYAKGLAALITSKGREILQDTKRMVEKLNYDVIYGDTDSIMIKTNILDYDEVFSIGKKIKQEVNKLYKKVELDIDGVFRYLLLLQKKKYAAVTMTKLPNGKIQLNQEHKGLDIVRRDWCQLACETGKRILSQLFSEQSNDTRVEEIFSILQTVSQSVRENQVPLSSLIVTKQLSKNPHEYSDRKQAHVSVALRLNKEGGRMWKVGDTISYIICEDGTDKSATERAYHIDEFKKKDNLKIDINYYLMNQILPVVLRICEPIEGIDDVLLARNLGLENVYKSKATVNEQNNLNAPILINEDRFKYCFPLKFNCKNEKCKTEIILNGVTSLIPEGDRLSLGMCPNPECTMPPWKYLKAIQNELQLALRSLIDTYYEDWLECENPLCSYRTRKLPLTFNAKYPKCPKCMDAFMHKVYSDMQLYNQICFYHHIFDINQPQYKSLLSNYSREVISAYETLRETTEKFLKCNAYSIINLGAIFTCKHSKYSKRSNNLIENNVSYEETPNLENLTMDESDDEFIINLSNKGLLMNMDT, from the exons ATGAGCGAAGCACAAG aATCCCCTTCCGGTAGAACGAGAAGGCAAAAATCTGGAAAAAGTGCATGTTTATTAGCATTACaaaaattgaaacaattaAAGGGTAGTAAGCACAAATATGAGATTGACGaattagaaaatgtttatGAGGAGGTCGATGAGCAGGAATATAGTAAAACTGTTCTAAAACGTCAAAATGATGATTGGATTGTTGATGATg GTGAAAGTGGATATATAGAAGATGGTAGAGAAATCTTTGATGATGACTTAGATGAAACTAGTATTCAGCATGCAATGAAGCATGATAATTCAGGAcctagaaagaagaaaaagaatattactaAAACTAAAAAGAGTATTCAAGATATGATTATGCTAATGCcttctaataaaaaagttaGTAATTCTGTCGAAGATGATATTTTAGGAGATTTAATGAGTgaacttaaaaaagaagataccaAAAAAGTATCTAGTTCAAAAAATGGTAGAGCTACATTTTGTAAaacatattgtataaataatac GAGCAATCAGGatgtggaaaataaaaaagaagtaacaaGTAACAATGATATATGTTTAAGTATGGACATATCTAATGATAGTGATAATGATGAACCAATGTTTggtacattaaataaaatagattctAAGAAAGAATCAATAAGTATCAATAAGACATCAAATAATAATGCACATCCCCAAAGTACAAgtcaagaaattattaatgatgtCAGCGATGAGTCCCAGTCATTATCCATAGATAAATGCAGTAGTGTGAAAGAAGTACCAGCTAGTCAAATAATTGAAGATGGAAGTCTAGACATCAGTGAATATGTTGGTGAT TTGTCCGAAGTAGATTTTGAGAATTCAagtttaaatgaaaatgaacaTTTGAAAGGATCAGTGCCCACAATTTCAAAACCTGAGAATCATACAAAGACTAAATCTCTAACACTCTGCAATGACTCTGATATACTAGAGGAAAattctgaaatatttaatgaaatatggAATGATGATTTTGGAATGCAAACTACAAATGTTGAAGTTTCTGCAGAGAATGCAGATGTATCTATaccatttataaaaaattcagctggtgaacaaatttttcgtttttactgGTGGGATGCATATGAAGATTCTTTTAAGCAGCCAGGCATCGTATACTTGTTTGGTAAAGCTTATGTTCCATCTACTAAAACATACTGTTCTTGCTGtcttacaataaaaaatattccaagaAGAATTTATCTATTACCTAGAgaatat ataaaaaattcttctgATTCAGAACCAAGACAAACTAGCATACATGATGTATATAAGGAGTTCAATGAATTTGCTAATAAAGCAGGGATCAAAGAATTCAGATCTGGTCAAGTTTCTAAATATTATGCGTTCGAACAAGAAGATACACCTAAATTTTCTGATTACTTAGAAGTTAGATATTCTACAAATTATCCACTTATAGATTCAGGGTATTCAGGTCCTGCTATAGAAAAAGTTTTTGGAACTACAGTAAAAAGTTTAGAACTTTTacttatagaaagaaatattaagggCCCTTGCTGGTTAGATGTCAAATGTGCAATTCCTACAGGAGTGCAAACAAGTTGGTGTAAATTGAAT ATAACGTGcatgaaaatggaaaatatttctgtTAGTTCAGAATCTCAAAATTTAGCAATACCTCCAATGATAATAGCAACGTTAAACGTACGTGTATCTGCACATGCAAAATCACAACAAAATGAAGTTGTAATGGTTGGAATTCTTCTTcatcgtaaatataatattgacaAGGAACGGCCAAAAGCACCACATTTATTTGAACAAAGTTTTTGCA ttGTAACTAAGCCACGAGATATCCCATGGCCAAGACAAGCACAAGGAGTACTgtcaaaaatcaaatatactaCAATAATAAGATGTGAAAATGAACATGATTTACTTGAAGAATTGCTTAAGATAATAGCGAATGTAGATCCAGATTTATTCATCGGTTATGATTGTGGATTTCAATTTGATGTTTTGTTACATAGGATTTTTAATCTTAAAGTATCAAATTGGAGTAGAATTGGAAAATTAAAACGTAGTGTACATCCTATTATTAAA ggaaaaattaatataggtCAAGCAATGGGTGGTCGTCCTCTTTGTGATATACAAATTTCagcaaaagaattaaatttaaaagttaGGAGTTATGATTTACAATCTCTTTGCATGGCA gttttaaaacaaaatgaaaatgagtACAAAGAATTAAAACCTGGAGAAAgtcctttattttataatacaatagaaaaaatggaaaatcttATAAAACGTACTTTGATGGAAGCATCATATATTTTGTCCATAACACTTGAATTGGAAATATTACCACTTGCATTGCAAATTACCTCTATAGCTG gtaatattttatcaagaaCATTATCAGCTGGCCGAgcagaaagaaatgaatatcttttattacatgcttttcatttaaaaaattatataacaccAGATAAACTgcaaggaaaaataaaaaaagatactgAAGGTG atAATCCTCGGAGGAAAAAGGCAGCTTATGCAGGCGGTTTAGTTTTAACTGCACAAAAAGGATTTTATGAtacattgattttattaatggACTTCAATTCTTTATACCCTAGCATAATACAAGAGTACAATTTATGTTTTACCACAGTACCAGGTGCAGCATATGCTGATTATGAG GATTTGGAAATACCAGATTCGAGTTTAGAACCAGGTATCATACCTACAGAAATACGTAAACTCGTGGAAAGTAGAGttgagattaaaaaattaatgaaagcaTCAAATATTTCATCAGAGTTAAAAGCACAATACAATATACGACAAATGGCTTTGAAACTAACAGCAAATTCGATGTATGGATGTTTAGGTGCAACCCATTGCAGATTTTATGCTAAAGGATTAGCTGCTTTAATAACAT CAAAGGGTAGAGAAATACTGCAAGATACAAAACGTAtggtagaaaaattaaattatgatGTTATTTATGGAGATACTGACtctataatgataaaaactaATATTCTTGATTATGATGAGGTTTTTTCTATTGGAAAAAAG ATTAAACAAGAGGTAAACAAGTTGTATAAAAAAGTAGAATTAGATATTGACGGtgtatttcgatatttattacttttacaaaaaaagaaatatgctGCTGTTACTATGACTAAATTACCAAATGGAAAGATACAATTAAATCAAGAACATAAAGGTTTGGATATTGTAAGAAGAGATTGGTGTCAATTAGCTTGTGAAACTGGAaa GAGAATTTTAAGTCAACTATTTTCCGAGCAATCGAATGATACACGAGTGGAAGAAATATTCAGTATTTTACAAACTGTTTCACAAAGTGTCAGAGAAAATCAAGTACCTTTGTCTTCATTAATTGTTACTAAACAACTTTCCAAAAATCCTCATGAATATTCTGATAGAAAACAAGCACATGTTTCAGTTGCATTGAGATTAAATAAGGAAGGTGGTAGAATGTGGAAAGTTGGTGATACTATATCCTATATTATATGCGAG gaTGGAACAGATAAATCCGCTACAGAAAGAGCTTATCATATTGATGAAtttaagaaaaaggataatttaaaaatcgacattaattattatttgatgaaTCAAATACTCCCAGTTGTATTAAGGATTTGTGAACCAATAGAAGGAATAGACGATGTTTTATTAGCCAGGAATTTAG gtTTAGAAAACGTTTATAAATCGAAAGCAACAGTTAATGAACAAAACAATCTTAATGCACcaattttgataaatgaagACAGATTTAAGTATTGCTTTCCTTTAAAATTCaattgtaaaaatgaaaaatgtaaaactgAAATTATACTAAATGGTGTTACATCCCTGATt CCTGAAGGTGATCGTCTATCATTAGGTATGTGTCCTAATCCAGAATGTACAATGCCTCCGTGGAAATATCTTAAGGCTATACAAAATGAATTACAGCTTGCTTTGAGATCTCTAATAGATACTTACTATGAAGATTGGTTAGAATGTGAAAATCCTCTTTGTTCATACAGAACTAGAAAATTACCACTAACTTTTAATGCAAAGTATCCTAAATGTCCTAAGTGTATGGATGCTTTTATGCATAAAGTA tATTCAGATATGCAACTGTATaatcaaatttgtttttatcatcatATTTTTGACATAAATCAACCTCAATATAAAT cTCTATTAAGCAACTATTCGCGAGAAGTAATATCAGCATATGAGACTTTAAGGGAGACTACTGAAAAATTCTTAAAGTGTAATGCatattcaattataaatttagGTGCAATATTTACATGCAAGCAttcaaaatattctaaaaGATCCAATAatcttattgaaaataatgtatCTTATGAAGAAACACCTAATTTAGAAAATCTAACTATGGATGAATCAGATGATGAgtttataatcaatttaagTAACAAAGgtttattaatgaatatggatacttga
- the LOC127063636 gene encoding DNA polymerase alpha catalytic subunit isoform X2: protein MSEAQESPSGRTRRQKSGKSACLLALQKLKQLKGSKHKYEIDELENVYEEVDEQEYSKTVLKRQNDDWIVDDGESGYIEDGREIFDDDLDETSIQHAMKHDNSGPRKKKKNITKTKKSIQDMIMLMPSNKKVSNSVEDDILGDLMSELKKEDTKKVSSSKNGRATFCKTYCINNTSNQDVENKKEVTSNNDICLSMDISNDSDNDEPMFGTLNKIDSKKESISINKTSNNNAHPQSTSQEIINDVSDESQSLSIDKCSSVKEVPASQIIEDGSLDISEYVGDLSEVDFENSSLNENEHLKGSVPTISKPENHTKTKSLTLCNDSDILEENSEIFNEIWNDDFGMQTTNVEVSAENADVSIPFIKNSAGEQIFRFYWWDAYEDSFKQPGIVYLFGKAYVPSTKTYCSCCLTIKNIPRRIYLLPREYIKNSSDSEPRQTSIHDVYKEFNEFANKAGIKEFRSGQVSKYYAFEQEDTPKFSDYLEVRYSTNYPLIDSGYSGPAIEKVFGTTVKSLELLLIERNIKGPCWLDVKCAIPTGVQTSWCKLNITCMKMENISVSSESQNLAIPPMIIATLNVRVSAHAKSQQNEVVMVGILLHRKYNIDKERPKAPHLFEQSFCIVTKPRDIPWPRQAQGVLSKIKYTTIIRCENEHDLLEELLKIIANVDPDLFIGYDCGFQFDVLLHRIFNLKVSNWSRIGKLKRSVHPIIKGKINIGQAMGGRPLCDIQISAKELNLKVRSYDLQSLCMAVLKQNENEYKELKPGESPLFYNTIEKMENLIKRTLMEASYILSITLELEILPLALQITSIAGNILSRTLSAGRAERNEYLLLHAFHLKNYITPDKLQGKIKKDTEDNPRRKKAAYAGGLVLTAQKGFYDTLILLMDFNSLYPSIIQEYNLCFTTVPGAAYADYEDLEIPDSSLEPGIIPTEIRKLVESRVEIKKLMKASNISSELKAQYNIRQMALKLTANSMYGCLGATHCRFYAKGLAALITSKGREILQDTKRMVEKLNYDVIYGDTDSIMIKTNILDYDEVFSIGKKIKQEVNKLYKKVELDIDGVFRYLLLLQKKKYAAVTMTKLPNGKIQLNQEHKGLDIVRRDWCQLACETGKRILSQLFSEQSNDTRVEEIFSILQTVSQSVRENQVPLSSLIVTKQLSKNPHEYSDRKQAHVSVALRLNKEGGRMWKVGDTISYIICEDGTDKSATERAYHIDEFKKKDNLKIDINYYLMNQILPVVLRICEPIEGIDDVLLARNLGLENVYKSKATVNEQNNLNAPILINEDRFKYCFPLKFNCKNEKCKTEIILNGVTSLIPEGDRLSLGMCPNPECTMPPWKYLKAIQNELQLALRSLIDTYYEDWLECENPLCSYRTRKLPLTFNAKYPKCPKCMDAFMHKVYSDMQLYNQICFYHHIFDINQPQYKSLLSNYSREVISAYETLRETTEKFLKCNAYSIINLGAIFTCKHSKYSKRSNNLIENNVSYEETPNLENLTMDESDDEFIINLSNKGLLMNMDT from the exons ATGAGCGAAGCACAAG aATCCCCTTCCGGTAGAACGAGAAGGCAAAAATCTGGAAAAAGTGCATGTTTATTAGCATTACaaaaattgaaacaattaAAGGGTAGTAAGCACAAATATGAGATTGACGaattagaaaatgtttatGAGGAGGTCGATGAGCAGGAATATAGTAAAACTGTTCTAAAACGTCAAAATGATGATTGGATTGTTGATGATg GTGAAAGTGGATATATAGAAGATGGTAGAGAAATCTTTGATGATGACTTAGATGAAACTAGTATTCAGCATGCAATGAAGCATGATAATTCAGGAcctagaaagaagaaaaagaatattactaAAACTAAAAAGAGTATTCAAGATATGATTATGCTAATGCcttctaataaaaaagttaGTAATTCTGTCGAAGATGATATTTTAGGAGATTTAATGAGTgaacttaaaaaagaagataccaAAAAAGTATCTAGTTCAAAAAATGGTAGAGCTACATTTTGTAAaacatattgtataaataatac GAGCAATCAGGatgtggaaaataaaaaagaagtaacaaGTAACAATGATATATGTTTAAGTATGGACATATCTAATGATAGTGATAATGATGAACCAATGTTTggtacattaaataaaatagattctAAGAAAGAATCAATAAGTATCAATAAGACATCAAATAATAATGCACATCCCCAAAGTACAAgtcaagaaattattaatgatgtCAGCGATGAGTCCCAGTCATTATCCATAGATAAATGCAGTAGTGTGAAAGAAGTACCAGCTAGTCAAATAATTGAAGATGGAAGTCTAGACATCAGTGAATATGTTGGTGAT TTGTCCGAAGTAGATTTTGAGAATTCAagtttaaatgaaaatgaacaTTTGAAAGGATCAGTGCCCACAATTTCAAAACCTGAGAATCATACAAAGACTAAATCTCTAACACTCTGCAATGACTCTGATATACTAGAGGAAAattctgaaatatttaatgaaatatggAATGATGATTTTGGAATGCAAACTACAAATGTTGAAGTTTCTGCAGAGAATGCAGATGTATCTATaccatttataaaaaattcagctggtgaacaaatttttcgtttttactgGTGGGATGCATATGAAGATTCTTTTAAGCAGCCAGGCATCGTATACTTGTTTGGTAAAGCTTATGTTCCATCTACTAAAACATACTGTTCTTGCTGtcttacaataaaaaatattccaagaAGAATTTATCTATTACCTAGAgaatat ataaaaaattcttctgATTCAGAACCAAGACAAACTAGCATACATGATGTATATAAGGAGTTCAATGAATTTGCTAATAAAGCAGGGATCAAAGAATTCAGATCTGGTCAAGTTTCTAAATATTATGCGTTCGAACAAGAAGATACACCTAAATTTTCTGATTACTTAGAAGTTAGATATTCTACAAATTATCCACTTATAGATTCAGGGTATTCAGGTCCTGCTATAGAAAAAGTTTTTGGAACTACAGTAAAAAGTTTAGAACTTTTacttatagaaagaaatattaagggCCCTTGCTGGTTAGATGTCAAATGTGCAATTCCTACAGGAGTGCAAACAAGTTGGTGTAAATTGAAT ATAACGTGcatgaaaatggaaaatatttctgtTAGTTCAGAATCTCAAAATTTAGCAATACCTCCAATGATAATAGCAACGTTAAACGTACGTGTATCTGCACATGCAAAATCACAACAAAATGAAGTTGTAATGGTTGGAATTCTTCTTcatcgtaaatataatattgacaAGGAACGGCCAAAAGCACCACATTTATTTGAACAAAGTTTTTGCA ttGTAACTAAGCCACGAGATATCCCATGGCCAAGACAAGCACAAGGAGTACTgtcaaaaatcaaatatactaCAATAATAAGATGTGAAAATGAACATGATTTACTTGAAGAATTGCTTAAGATAATAGCGAATGTAGATCCAGATTTATTCATCGGTTATGATTGTGGATTTCAATTTGATGTTTTGTTACATAGGATTTTTAATCTTAAAGTATCAAATTGGAGTAGAATTGGAAAATTAAAACGTAGTGTACATCCTATTATTAAA ggaaaaattaatataggtCAAGCAATGGGTGGTCGTCCTCTTTGTGATATACAAATTTCagcaaaagaattaaatttaaaagttaGGAGTTATGATTTACAATCTCTTTGCATGGCA gttttaaaacaaaatgaaaatgagtACAAAGAATTAAAACCTGGAGAAAgtcctttattttataatacaatagaaaaaatggaaaatcttATAAAACGTACTTTGATGGAAGCATCATATATTTTGTCCATAACACTTGAATTGGAAATATTACCACTTGCATTGCAAATTACCTCTATAGCTG gtaatattttatcaagaaCATTATCAGCTGGCCGAgcagaaagaaatgaatatcttttattacatgcttttcatttaaaaaattatataacaccAGATAAACTgcaaggaaaaataaaaaaagatactgAAG atAATCCTCGGAGGAAAAAGGCAGCTTATGCAGGCGGTTTAGTTTTAACTGCACAAAAAGGATTTTATGAtacattgattttattaatggACTTCAATTCTTTATACCCTAGCATAATACAAGAGTACAATTTATGTTTTACCACAGTACCAGGTGCAGCATATGCTGATTATGAG GATTTGGAAATACCAGATTCGAGTTTAGAACCAGGTATCATACCTACAGAAATACGTAAACTCGTGGAAAGTAGAGttgagattaaaaaattaatgaaagcaTCAAATATTTCATCAGAGTTAAAAGCACAATACAATATACGACAAATGGCTTTGAAACTAACAGCAAATTCGATGTATGGATGTTTAGGTGCAACCCATTGCAGATTTTATGCTAAAGGATTAGCTGCTTTAATAACAT CAAAGGGTAGAGAAATACTGCAAGATACAAAACGTAtggtagaaaaattaaattatgatGTTATTTATGGAGATACTGACtctataatgataaaaactaATATTCTTGATTATGATGAGGTTTTTTCTATTGGAAAAAAG ATTAAACAAGAGGTAAACAAGTTGTATAAAAAAGTAGAATTAGATATTGACGGtgtatttcgatatttattacttttacaaaaaaagaaatatgctGCTGTTACTATGACTAAATTACCAAATGGAAAGATACAATTAAATCAAGAACATAAAGGTTTGGATATTGTAAGAAGAGATTGGTGTCAATTAGCTTGTGAAACTGGAaa GAGAATTTTAAGTCAACTATTTTCCGAGCAATCGAATGATACACGAGTGGAAGAAATATTCAGTATTTTACAAACTGTTTCACAAAGTGTCAGAGAAAATCAAGTACCTTTGTCTTCATTAATTGTTACTAAACAACTTTCCAAAAATCCTCATGAATATTCTGATAGAAAACAAGCACATGTTTCAGTTGCATTGAGATTAAATAAGGAAGGTGGTAGAATGTGGAAAGTTGGTGATACTATATCCTATATTATATGCGAG gaTGGAACAGATAAATCCGCTACAGAAAGAGCTTATCATATTGATGAAtttaagaaaaaggataatttaaaaatcgacattaattattatttgatgaaTCAAATACTCCCAGTTGTATTAAGGATTTGTGAACCAATAGAAGGAATAGACGATGTTTTATTAGCCAGGAATTTAG gtTTAGAAAACGTTTATAAATCGAAAGCAACAGTTAATGAACAAAACAATCTTAATGCACcaattttgataaatgaagACAGATTTAAGTATTGCTTTCCTTTAAAATTCaattgtaaaaatgaaaaatgtaaaactgAAATTATACTAAATGGTGTTACATCCCTGATt CCTGAAGGTGATCGTCTATCATTAGGTATGTGTCCTAATCCAGAATGTACAATGCCTCCGTGGAAATATCTTAAGGCTATACAAAATGAATTACAGCTTGCTTTGAGATCTCTAATAGATACTTACTATGAAGATTGGTTAGAATGTGAAAATCCTCTTTGTTCATACAGAACTAGAAAATTACCACTAACTTTTAATGCAAAGTATCCTAAATGTCCTAAGTGTATGGATGCTTTTATGCATAAAGTA tATTCAGATATGCAACTGTATaatcaaatttgtttttatcatcatATTTTTGACATAAATCAACCTCAATATAAAT cTCTATTAAGCAACTATTCGCGAGAAGTAATATCAGCATATGAGACTTTAAGGGAGACTACTGAAAAATTCTTAAAGTGTAATGCatattcaattataaatttagGTGCAATATTTACATGCAAGCAttcaaaatattctaaaaGATCCAATAatcttattgaaaataatgtatCTTATGAAGAAACACCTAATTTAGAAAATCTAACTATGGATGAATCAGATGATGAgtttataatcaatttaagTAACAAAGgtttattaatgaatatggatacttga
- the LOC127063638 gene encoding fidgetin-like protein 1, with the protein MSSCNTKDIAKEYNNFLASYQELKFSKLNQDQHKVLDIERRCLAVKYLTAKRSGFEDVATCLFEKGLEEYQQQIEKSGYYWNLVEVKIAESDNDPLQWKSGLNDVKTAVDFVKCLPCQDENTLSCKERMINDSYIKDIVDMWKTQDIRKRKCNVQTRLMYETIQTNNDKISLINKNFQKNEINVASSSARCYNDKNSRLEYNKEEFQNLENTGYSFKTARDELSAQQSLRNRPVQKKTLGGKSSINSKFVCPFKREKEKVIHCQGNTTENESNLAEVEDERLKNIDPKMIELVKNEIMDLRTSVSWDDIAGLEYAKKIIKEVIVFPMLRPDIFTGLRRPPKGILLFGPPGTGKTLIGRCIAVQSKSTFFSISASSLTSKWIGEGEKMVRALFAVARVHQPSVVFIDEIDSLLSQRSETEHESSRRLKTEFLVQLDGAATSEDDRILIVGATNRPQELDEAARRRLVKRLYIPLPELEARKQIVNNLLTSVPNNITEQDIIDIAQQAEGYSGADMTNLCKEASMGPIRSIPFSQLENIQTEEIRSVTLDDFKEALQNVRPSVSQLDLAVYVDWDRTYGSGFLQNDKV; encoded by the exons ATGTCTTCTTGTAATACAAAGGACATTGccaaagaatataataattttttggcATCTTAtcaagaattaaaattttcaaaacttAATCAAGATCAACACAAAGTTTTAGATATTGAACGACGTTGTCTTgctgtaaaatatttaacggCAAAAAGATC AGGCTTTGAGGATGTAGCAACATGTTTGTTCGAAAAAGGCCTAGAAGAATATCAACAACAGATAGAAAAGAGCGGATATTATTGGAATTTAGTTGAAGTGAAAATTGCTGAAAGTGACAATGATCCATTACAATGGAAATCAGGATTAAACGATGTAAAAACAGCAGTTGATTTCGTAAAATGTTTGCCATGTCAAGATGAAAATACTTTATCATGCAAAGAAAGAATGATTAATGATAGTTATATCAAAGATATTGTTGATATGTGGAAGACACAGGAcataagaaagaggaaatgtaATGTACAAACACGGCTAATGTACGAAACAATTCAgacaaataatgataaaatttctcttataaataagaatttccagaaaaatgaaataaatgttgCCTCATCATCTGCACGAtgttataatgataaaaacagTCGTTTAGAA tataataaagaagaatttcaGAACTTAGAAAATACAGGTTATTCATTTAAAACTGCTAGAGATGAACTAAGTGCTCAACAAAGTTTAAGGAATAGGCCAGTACAGAAGAAAACATTAGGTGGTAAATCTTCTATTAATTCTAAATTTGTATGTCCTTTCAaacgcgagaaagaaaaagtaattcaTTGCCAAGGCAATACAACagaaaatgaaagtaattTGGCAGAAGTAGAAGATGAGAggttgaaaaatattgatccAAAAATGATAGAGttagtaaaaaatgaaatcatgGATTTAAGAACATCAGTTTCTTGGGACGATATTGCAGGACTTGAATATgctaagaaaattattaaagaagtaATTGTATTTCCTATGTTGAGACCTGATATTTTTACCGGCTTACGTAGGCCACCAAaaggaattttattatttggaCCACCTGGTACAGGAAAAACATTGATTGGAAGATGCATTGCAGTACAAAGtaaatcaacatttttttctatatcagcAAGCTCTTTGACGTCAAAGTGGATAGGTGAAGGAGAAAAGATGGTTAGAGCATTATTTGCTGTGGCTAGAGTACATCAACCTTCAGTTGTTTTTATAGATGAAATAGATTCTTTGCTTAGTCAAAGATCAGAAACAGAGCATGAGAGTTCAAGAAGACTTAAAACCGAATTTTTAGTACAATTGGATGGTGCAGCAACTTCTGAAGATGATCGCATTTTAATAGTAGGTGCAACAAATAGACCACAAGAATTAGATGAAGCAGCACGTCGTCGTCTTGTTAAAAGACTTTACATTCCTTTGCCAGAATTGGAAGCACGAAaacaaattgtaaataatttgttaacatCCGTACCAAATAATATCACAGAGCaagatattattgatattgcTCAACAAGCAGAAGGTTATTCAGGTGCTGATATGACTAATTTATGTAAGGAAGCTAGTATGGGACCTATTAGAAGTATTCCATTTAGTCAACTAGAAAATATACAAACTGAAGAAATTAGATCAGTAACACTTGATGATTTTAAAGAAGCTCTACAAAATGTACGTCCTAGTGTTTCTCAATTAGATTTAGCAGTCTATGTTGATTGGGACCGCACATATGGTTCTGGTTTTCTACAGAATGATAAAGTATGA